The DNA sequence AATTCAACGAACACTCCATTTTTAAATCTGCCTATTCTGTCACCGTGATATTCTGTAAACCAAACTTGGCCTTCAGAGTCTACAGCTATCTCGTATGGTTCGCTTCCAAGCGTTGGAATATTCCATTCATATATTGTTGAGCCTGAAAGCATGCAGATTTTATTTGCGAATTGAGCTGTAAACCAAATGTTGTCTCCACTTACAGCTATGCCATGAGGTCTATAATCTATTGGTAGTGAGTATTCAGTGATTAGGGCAGCTTTGCTAGCTGGTGTAAGAAGGCTTAAAGATAAAATTAAAGGAAGAAATAGAATGATTAAGTGTTTTGGTTTTTTTACAGCTTTAAATTTTTTAAATAAGATTAGAAGCATAGAAAAGCTTAAGTTAAAGAGAAGAAATTTAAGTGAATTTGTTAAGGGAGTAAATAAGATTAAAGTGGGAAAAAGGCTTAGCATTATAAAGAAAATGAAGCTTTTGTAACTGTTAGGATTTAAAGTAGATCCATTTTTTGAATTCAGCAATGCTTCGCACCAAAATTTTGCTTTAAAAATTATTAATGATTCATCCCTATATAACCTTAATTATTTAAATATTTTAAATAAGTTTGATTTCATATTTAAAAATTGAAATTTATAATGTAAAAAAAGCTTATTTAAGTTAAATCAAATTCAAGCAGGCTTTAAAAAATCAATTTTAACTCTTTTGCTGTAAATTTTACACCTTTAATTAATTAAAGGTGTAAAATTAAGCCTTTTATTTTTTATTAAATGGCTTATGAAGTTTTTAGAGTAGTTAGCTTACGGAATAAAGGTTTACCAAAAAACTTAAATATATTTACTACTATATTTTACTATGTGGGGATATTTATGAACCTTATTTTGATTGGTTTAGCTTTCTTAAGGCTAGTTTTAGGAATAGTTTTCGCTGTTGTAGGCCTTTACATTGCTTCTTGGGTTCTTGGAAAAGTTACTAAGGAAATTGATGAATGGGAAGAAATAAAAAAAGGAAATATAGCAGCTGCAATATATATGGCGGGTATATTCATATCTGTTGCTATTATTGTAGGACCGGGAATTATAGGATTATTTAGAACTTTAAATATAGTTGGTATTGTTATTGGTTTTATTCAGCTTGTTATAGCATTAATTCTTGCTATGGTTATGCAGTATATAGGTATTTCAACTCTTGGAAAATTAACTAAAGGTATTAACGAGTGGGTTGAGCTTAAAAACGGTAACATAGCTATAGGCATTATAATGGCTGCTATTGTTATCGCTATATCTACAATTGTTGCTAGAGGAGTGGAAAACCTTATTGCAGCGATATTCGGATAAATCCCAAACCCCAATTTATTTTTCTAAAGAAAATTATAATAAATTAATAAATTCATCGATAAAAATTAAAAATTTTAAAGAAAAGGTAGAAATTTAAAGCTAAAAACGAAGCTCAGTATTTCACGATAATAGGGATTATCAAAAAAAGAGAAGGGTTTAAGAAAGTTCAGTTGGATTTTCAAGTAGGTTTTTTATTTTTTGGAGGAATTTCGCAGCTGGAACGCCATCAACTACTCTATGATCAAAAACAAGCGTTAAGATTGCTATTGGTTTAATTAATATTTGATCATTTATTACTATTGGTTTTTTCTTTATTTTTCCAATTCCTAAAATTCCTGTTTGTGGTGGATTAATTATTGGAATGAAAACTTCAACATCATAAAGGCCTAGATTTGTAATTGTAAATGTTCCACCTGTTACTTCTTCAATTGATAATTTACGTTGTAAAGCTTTATCTGTAAGTTCTTTAATATTATTTGAAATTTCCACTATGGATTTTTTATTTGAGTTTTTAATAACTGGTGTGATTAATCCTTCTTCTGTATGAATTGCTAAAGCTATATTTATTTCTTCAAAAATTTTAATTTCTTCTTTATCTAAAGTTGAATTAAATATTGGGTATTCCTCTAAAGCTTTAGCTGCAGCTTTAACTATAAAGGCTGTTAAGGAGATTTCACCTAAAGAAGTTTTAAGATTTTCTCTATATTCAAGAAGCTTCTCAAAATTAACTGATGTAGTTATAGTTGTTGAAGCTGCTTCATGAAGGCTATAAATTAACCTTTCAGCTATAGTTTTTCTTGTTCTAGATAAAGGAATTATTTTAGCGATGGGAATAAATGTTAAACCGGGGATGGAAGCTTCAGTTAAAGTAGGTTTTACTTCTAAAGCTTTAATCGCATTTAAAACATCTTCTTTAGTTATTCTTCCGCCTGGACCTGTTCCTTTAATTTCTTCAAGATTTATTCCATATTCTTCAGCTAGTTTTTTAGCTAATGGGCTAGCTTTAACGCGTTCAAAAGTTTTTGCAGGAGGTTTCTCTATTTTAGGTTTCTCAATTAATTCAATTTTCTTTTCAACTTTAATTTTTTCAATTTCCTCTATTAATTCTTTAGGGATAGGTTCATCAATTTCACCAATTAAAGCTATAGGTTTTAAAACTTCAACTTCAGAACCGGCTTGATAAAAAATTTTTTTTAAAACTCCGCTTGCAGGCGCTTCAACTTCAAAAACTGTTTTTTCTCCTTCAACAACAACCATTGGTTCCCCTTTATTTACTAATTCTCCCTCATTTTTCAACCATTTAATTATTCTCCCAGTCTTCATAGCTGGATCAAATCTTGGAATTATAATTTTATGCATTTAAATACGCCTCTCTTTTTTATTTTAACCTTTTAAAAGAGAGTTTACAGCTTGAATTATTTTATCCTTATTAGGCATATATTCTAATTCAAGTTGGGGAGAAAATGGAATAGGTATATCAGGTGAAGCGACTCTAGTTATTGGCGCATCAAGGTAATCAAAAGCGTTTTCAATTATTGAAGCTGTTATTTCAGCTCCTACTCCACCTGTTTTATGGTCGTCTTCAGCTATTATAACTCTACCTGTTTTTTTAACTGAATTCACTATTGTTTCTATATCTAATGGTTGAATTGTTCTTGGATCTATTACTTCAATGCTTAAACCTTTTTCTTCAAGGATTTTAGCTGCAGCTAAAGCTTCATGAACCATTCTTGAAATAGCCACAATTGTAACATCGTCCCCTTCTTTTTTTACATCAGCTTTTCCAAAAGGTATAATGTAATCTTCTTCAGGAACAGGGCCTTTAACCCTATATAAAAGGCTGCATTCAATATAAAGCACAGGATTCTCTTCTTTTAAAGCTTGATTAAATAAACCTTTAGCATCGTATGGGGTTGATGGAAGCGCAACTTTTAAACCTGGAACTTGAAGAAACCAAGCTGGAATAAATTGTGAATGTTGAGCACCATGAGCTCTTCCAAGGCTGTATTGCGTTCTAACAATTATTGGAACTTTAAGTTTTCCCCCACTCATAAACCTTATTTTAGCAGCTTGATTAGCTAACTGCTCTAAACAAATAGGAATAAAATCCATATACATTATTTCAGCGATAGGTTTTAAACCCATTAAAGCTGCGCCTATAGCTGCTCCAACAATAGCAGCTTCAGATATAGGCGTGTCTCTTATTCTTTCAGAACCAAACTCCTCAAGGAAACCATTAGTAATTTTAAAAGCTCCACCGTAAGCGCCTATATCTTCACCTATAAGGAAAACTTTAGGATTTTTAATTAATGCATTTCTTAAAGCTTCTCTTATAGCTTCAGCGTAAGTTAATTCTCTCAAAATTTTTAACCCTCCTTTTTCACCTATAAGCTTTCAAGAATTAAGCATAAACATAGTTTTTTAATTCTTCAAATGAGAGAATTGGGCTTTTTTGAGCGAAATTCACAGCTTCATCTAATTCACGTTTAATTTCTTCTTCAAAAGTTTTAACATCAGATTCAGATAAAACATTAAGTTCAATAAGGTTTTTCTTAAAATTGATAATTGGATCTTTTTTAAGCCAAGCTTCAACTTCTTCTTTAGGTCTATATTTAGCTTGATCATAAATTCCATGACCTTTAAGCCTATAAGTTTTGCATTCAAGGAGAGTGGGCCCTTCACCTTTCCTAGCTTTCTCAATCGCTTCTTTAGTCGCCAACCATACAGCAATAGGATCGTTTCCATCAACAATTATACCTGGTATACCGTAGCCTAAAGCTCTTTCAGCAAGACTTTTTAAAGCTACAGCTTTCTCAGCTTTCATTCCAATAGCATACATGTTATTTTCGCAAACAAGTATTACTGGAAGATTCCAAATAGCAGCCATATTTACAGCTTCATGAAAAGCTCCAGTATTAACAGCACCGTCTCCAAAAAACACAGCTATAACCCTATCTGATTTTTCATATTTAAAAGCTAAAGCCACGCCTACAGCTATTGGAACCCCGCTTCCAACTATAGCTGAAGCAAAAAGGCTTCCTCTTTCAGGCGATATAGCAACATGCATTGAACCACCTAAACCTTTACATGTTCCTGTAGCTTTACCAAATAATTCAGCCATAACCTCCTTCATAGGTATACCTTTAGCTAAAGCATGCCCATGCCCTCTATGATTACTTATAATTAAATCACCTTCCTCTAAAGCTGAAACCACGCCTACTGCTACAGCTTCCTCACCAAAATAAAGATGTGCAGGTCCAGTTATCAAGCCTTTCATTAAATAAAGCTCTTCAACTTTCTCTTCAAAAAACCTTATTTCCATCATTTTTTTAAGCATCCAAACAAGCTTATCTCGAGTTAAACCAAGCTTCAAATAATCTTTAGGCGAAATAGTTATTTCTTTAATCATTTTTCATTCCTCTTTCTCTAAATTAATTTTAAACTAACCAAAAATAAAAATTAATAATTTTTTCTGAAATATACAATAATTATTATCAAAGAAAACAAAATTTCATTATAAAATTTTTATTAAATTGCGTAGGTTATTAAGGCTTTTAATCATATCGTTTGGGTTGTGCGCTTCAATGATTAATGAATTGTTCCAGTCAATTTCTCTTAATGAATTTAATATTTCTTTAAAGTTTATTTTTCCTTTTCCTATTGGTAAATGCTCGTCTTTATCGCCTTTATTATCATGAATATGAATATTAATTATTTTATGGTTAAGATTTTTTATGAATTCTATCGGGTTGCTGAAAGTGTTAGCATGTCCAATATCTAATGTTGCTTTACATCCAATTTTATTAAGCATTTCTTGAAATGAATTTAAATCTCCAGCTAGAGATAAGCTAGCAGCTTTCCTATCATTTTCAAGAGTAAACGTAATCCCTAAACTTTCTGAAGTTTTAAAAAGCTTTTTTAAAGATTCTATCGCTTCATTTTTAACTTTAGATAATAAAGTTTCAGGGTAAACTCTATTAAGTCTTCCAGCATGACACACAATTATTTCAGCATTAACTTTTTTAGCTAAAAATATTGAGTTGAATAAAATTTTTTCAAAGCTTCGCCTTAAATCTTTATGTGGTGTTCCAAGATTAACATCAATAACAGGTAAATGAAAACTCAATTTAAAATTAAAATCATCAAGCTTTTTCTTGTTTAAAAGAAAGTTTTTAAATCTTAAATCATCCAATTTAATTTCAATTCTGTTTACTTCAAGTTTTTTCGCTAACTTAAAGAATTCCATAGGGTTTAAATTAAATAAGGGATGATTAGATAAACCTATTTCCATGGATATTCACTTCCTAACTGAAAAGCTAAAGTTTACTTAAAAATTATAAAAATTAACATTATAATTAACATAGCGATGATTAAAAGTATGAATGGTAAAAGTGTTGTTTGTAAAGCTGCTATTATTATAGCTAAGTAATCTTTCCAAGTTAATTTTAAGTTTTCTTTTCCTTCCTTTTCACTCAATTTTTTCACGCTGCTAAAAAGCAAGCAACAAGATGATTCTTTTTTACTTCTATTAGTTTTGGTTCTTGTTTTTGGCATATATCCATTGCATATTCACATCTAGGGTGAAACCTACAACCTGAAGGGGGATTAATTGGGCTGGGCACATCACCTTTCAAAATTATCTTGTTTCTTTTTCTAGTTAACTCAGGGTCTGGAATTGGAATTGCTGAAAATAAAGCTTTAGTGTATGGATGAATTTGATTAGTGAATAAATCTTCTTTTTCAGCTAATTCAACAATTTTGCCAAGATACATTACAGCTATTCTATTGCTTACATGTTTTATTACACTTAAATTATGAGATATAAAAAGGTATGAAAGTTTAAGCTCTTGTTGTAAATCCATTAATAAATTAAGGATTTGAGCTTGAACTGAAACATCTAAAGATGATGTGGGCTCATCTAAAACAATAAATTTTGGTTTAAGAGCTAAAGCTTTAGCTATGCATATTCTTTGTCTTTGACCTCCACTAAATTCATGAGGAAAACGATATAAATGATCTTCGCTTAAACCAACTTTTAAAAGAAGTTCAAGCACTTTCTCGTAAAGCTCATTTCTTTTAGCTAAACCATGAATTAAAAGAGGTTCACTTATAATGTTTTTTATTGTCCATCTAGGGTTAAGAGAAGCATAAGGATCTTGAAAAACAATTTGCATTTCACGCCTAAATTTTCTCATTTCAGAAGGGGGTAAACTAGTTATGTTAACGCCATTAAATATTATTTCGCCTTCAGTAGGCTCTATTAACCTTAAAATGCATCTTCCTACAGTTGTTTTTCCACAACCAGACTCCCCAACTAAACCTAAAGTTTCACCTTTTTTTAAGTTAAAACTAACACCATCAACAGCATAAACGTAACCCTTAGTTTTCCCTAAAATACCTTCTTTAATCGGGAAAAGTTTTCTTAAATTATTTACTTCTAAAATATTAACGCTATAACTATTACTCAAATTGTTCACCTGTAAAGGTGGCATGAAACTTTATGGTTTAATTCTACTTCTATTAGTTTTGGTTCTTGTTTTTGGCATATATCCATTGCATATTCACATCTAGGGTGAAACCTACAACCTGAAGGGGGATTAATCAAGTTTGGAACAAAACCTGGAATAGTTTTTAATCTTTTAGGGTTATCGTGAAGCTTTGGAATGGCGTTTAAAAGCCCTTTAGTATATGGATGCATCGGATTTTTAAATAACGAGAAAGTTTCAGCTTCCTCAATAATGTGTCCAGCATACATTACAGCGACTCTATCGCATATTTCAGCAACAAGCCCTAAATCATGAGTTATTACAAGAATTGAAGTTTCAACTTCTTTTTTGATTTCATTTAATAAATTAAGGATTTGAGCTTGAATAGTTACATCTAAAGCTGTTGTAGCTTCATCAGCTATAAGCAAATCTGGTTTACATGAAAGAGCCATAGCTATCATAGCTCTTTGTCTCATTCCTCCACTAAGTTCATGAGGATATTGAACTACAACTTTTTCTGGATAAGGCATTTTTACAAGCTTTAAAACTTCAACAGCTTTTTTTAAAGCTGCTTTTTTCATTTCACGTTTAGAAGGTGCTGGTGGATTTTTTAATGCTTTTTTAAATTCTTCAATTTTAATTTTTAGTTTTTCATTCGGGTGTTTCTCAAGTTTTTTCGTTAACTCATTTATTTTCATTTCTAAAACATCTTTTTTTAAATCTTGATGAAGCATTATAACTTCAGCTATTTGATCACCTATTGTTAAAACAGGATTTATATATGTGGCTGGATCTTGAAAAACCATAGCTATTTCTTTCCCTCTAATTTTTCGCATTTCTTCATCAGTTAATTTTAATAAATCTTTTCCTTTAAACCATATTTCTCCATTAACTATTCTTCCTGGAGGTTGAATAAGCCTTAAAATTGATAAAGATGTAACCGATTTTCCACAGCCTGTTTCTCCAACAAGACCCATTGTTTCGCCTTTATAAACATCAAGATTTATACCATCTAACGCTTTAACTACACCAGCATAAGTGAAAAAATATGTTTTTAAATTTCTTATTTTTAATAAAGGTTCATGAATTTTAGTTAAGGTTATCTTCCCCCCTTACAGAAAATTTTATTGTTACCTTCTAAGTCTTGGGTCAAGCACATCTCTTAAACCATCACCAATTAAATTTAAAGCTAATGAACTTAATAAAATCGCTAAACCTGGAAAAGTAGCCATCCATGGAGCCTGAAATAGGTAATTGCGGCCGTCAGCTATCATTCTACCCCATTCAGCTATTCCAGCTCCAGCACCAAATCCTATAAAACTTAATCCAGCAGCTGTTAAAATAACTGAACCTAAATCTAAAGTGGCATTAACTAAAAGTGGATAAATAGCATTTGGGAGAATATGCCTAAATATTATACGCATATTTTTAGCGCCTATAGCTTTAGCAGCTTCAACATAAAGTTTTTCTCTTTCAGAAAGAACAACCCCACGAATAAGCCTAGCGTAACTTGGCCACCAAACAATTATAAGAGCGATAGTTAAATTTGTAAGGTTTCTTCCAAGAGCAGCGGCAATAGCCATAGCTAATATTAAACCTGGAAAAGCCAAGAAAACATCTGTAACTCTCATTAAAGCTTCATCAATTTTCCCACCCATATAACCTGCGATAGAACCTATAATAGAGCCTAATAAAGCAGCTGAGCAAACAACAATTAAAGCTATTGAAAGATCTATACGGGCACCCCAAATAATTCTACTGAAAATATCGCCACCATTTTCATCTGTTCCAAATAAATGCTTTAAATTTGGAGGTTGCATTTGTTCAGTCCAAATTCTTTCTTCAGGGCCATAAGGTGCTATCCAAGGCGCAAATATAGCTGCAATAACGAAAATAAATATTATTATAAAACCAGCTACTACTAAGGGGCTTTGTTTTAAAAGATAAATTGTAAATTTAAATTCTCGCCATTGAGGCTCCAAATCTTTAATCCAAGAATTTAAAACATTTCTACGCATAAGAAATTATCCCAGCCTTATTCTTGGATCAAGAATCGCATATAATACATCAACAATTAAATTAGCTAAAACATATATTATAGCTACAAGAAGAGTGAAACCCATTATTCCACCTATATCAGATGTTAAAATAGCTTGAGTAGACCATCTTCCAACTCCAGGCCAAGCAAAAACTGTTTCAGTTAAAACAGCCCCAGCAAGTAATCCTCCAAAAGCTAAACCCGCAACTGTTACAGTTGGGATCATAGCATTTCTTAAAGCATGTTTATAAATCACAATTTTTTCAGGTAAACCTTTTGCTCTAGCTAAAATAATATAATCTTGCCTTAAAACTTCAAGCATGCTTGCACGCATCATTCTAGCTATTAAAGCTAAAGTAACATAGGAAAGACAGAAAGCAGGCATTATAATATGCTCTAAAGCGCTTTTAAAAGCATACGGGTTTAAACTTATTAAGCTATCAAGCAAAAGTAAACCAGTTACTTGTTTAACTGGATGTTGAATGGCTATAATAGGATTTATTCTTTGAGATAAAGGAAGATGAGGTAAACCATGAAGCTTTAATTGATAGTAGAAAACATATTGAAGCAATAATCCAAGCCAGAAAATAGGCATTGAAACACCAGTTAAAGCGAAAACCCTAACCACATGGTCTACTGGTTTATCTTTTTTTGTAGCTGAAATTATCCCTATGGGGATCCCCATTAAAAGGCTTAAACTCATAGCTACAACCGTTAATTCAAGTGTAGCTGGAAAATAATTTCGAATAGATTCAACTACAGGCCTATTTGAATCTGAACGAGAAATACCCCAATCTCCACGAATTAAATCTCTTAAGTAATAAAGATATTGAATATAAATTGGTTTATCTAAACCATGAGCTTTAATTATTAATTGAATCCGTTCTTCCGGGATTTTTTCGCTAGTAACGTAGGCTGCTACAGGATCACCAATTAAATGTGAAAGCGTAAAAGTTAACATTGAAACACCAAGCAAAACAGGAAGAAGAAGAATTAAACGCCTAATAATGTAATCTCGCATTTTCATTGAAGATTTCGCCTTAACAAAAAGAAGAATAAAACCATAAATATATGCTTATTGGTTTAAAGAAGCTTAAAAAAATAAAAAAATAGAATTTTGGGTTTAAATTAATTCTTCCTTAATAGTAATTACAGGGATTAATACTTTTGCAAACATTAATGAAGATTGCGTAAATCCATATATATTTACGGCTATTTGCTCTGTAGTTTCTTCTTTCCACATAAAACGCATGCAACCAGTATCTGAACCAGACCACATTGGGTTATAGAAGTACCCTTTCACCCAATCTCTAGCAACATGAAGTGTTTTAGCTTGAGAAACCCATATGTACACAGCTTCTTCTATTAATTCACGTTGTATTTCACGGTAAAGTTCAACTCGTTTATTCGGATCTTGCTCTCTAGCAGCTTGCTCAACAAGCGCATCGATAGTTTCATTTGCATATCCTATTCTTTTAGCGAAAACACCCATTTTTGAATGTGCATAAGTAGCTACATAATTATCTGGATCAGCATAATCTGGTTGCCAACCAATAAAGAAAATCGGTAATTCTTGAGCTCTCATTTTAGCTAAATAAGTTGGCCAATCAAGCTCTTGAACTTCTATTAAAATACCAACATTAAGCTTTTCAATTCCATCCTTAAATAATAAGCATGCTCTTCGTCTAGCTTCGTTTCCAGCATTATAGTAAAGCGTTATCTTAAGACCATCCTCGTACGCACCTTCAGCTTTAGCTTTTAAAAAGCATTCTTTAGCTTTTTCAGGGTTATACTTAAACTGGAATAATGTTTCATCATAGCCAAGTAAACCTTTAGGTATAGGGCCTCTACCCTGCTCAGCTAACCCATAAGCTACAGTATTTATGTATGTATCATAATCAAATATGTAAGATAAACCGTACCTAAAGTTTTTGTTTGTTAAAGCTCTTTTTAATATAGGGTCAGGTGGATTTAAGTTTATTTCAAAGCCTCCAATCGCTAGTGAATCGTAAACTTCTACAACTATTCCTTTCTTTAATGGAATTATTTTTCGTTCATTAAGCCATGCGTTTTTCTCAATTATATCAAATAGGTTTGGTGCTGGAACATATACACTGTCCGCTTCTCCAGAGAATAAAGCTAAAAGTCTTGTTCCAGCTTCAGTAACCTGCTGGAAAATTACTCTTTTAATTTTTGGAGGTTCCCTCCAATAGTTTTCGTTAGCTTCAAGAACTATTCTAGTTTTAGGTGTCCATTCAACAACTTTATATGCTCCTGTTCCGCATGTATGTGTATTCATATATTCATTATGGAAGCCTGGTTTATCAAGCCCGAAAGGCGGAAATTCTTTTGGATCGCTCCACCAACCTTTCTCTGAATGAGCTAAAACAAATGATGGTGAAACTATAGCGCCTGGTCCACCATAGCATAGCATAGATAGGAAAGCTGCTGAAGGATACTCAAGAGTTATTTGCACAGTATAATCATCTATAACTTTTATTCCTTCTGCAGCTAAATATTTTTTAACATACTCTTTCATTTCTGTTTCATTTTCATTTTGCCATGTATTAGCTTCCATATATTCTGGTCCGCCTTTAATTATTTGCGCTAATATCCAAGCTGGTCCATCAGGATCATTCATTAAAATTACTCTATCTAAAGAGAATTTAACAGCTGAAGCGTTTAATGGTGTACCATCATGGAACTTTATTCCTTTTCTAATGTGAAAAGTATATACTAAACCATCTGGAGATACTTCCCAGCTTTCAGCTAATTCAGGAACAATTGTTAATTTATCTTTATCGTAATAAACAAGTCTTTCATATACAAGTTCTAACACTTCTCCTCCAGCGCTTTCATAATCCCATGCTGGATCTAAAGAATCAGGATCTCCAATAGTTTGATAAATGAAAGTGTCAGGATTGGGCACTTTTAATTTAGGTTTTAAACCAGAGAAATAATAGTATCCGCCTACACCAGCAGCTATTACTATGACTATAAGTAAAACTGCAATAACAAGTTTACCACTTATACTTTTTTTAGGAGTTTCACCCATTATTTTTCACCTTAAAATTTTTATTCTGTTGCTTAAAAATTAATTTGTATACACTATATAAAGTTTTTCACAACCTCTTGAAGCTGCATTAAAATTATTTTTCTAAATCTTTAGGAATTAAAAAGCAATGAATTTATCAATTTATTTTTTCTTATTTTTTATTGACAAGTTGATGAAAAATTATAAAGTTTTTAATATAAAATTTTTTGTTTTCACTTTTTTAATTGTTGCTTCCAGTTTATTTGATGCTTATTACACAATTACTTTAATAGGTAAATATGGTGTTTTTGGAGAGAAGAATCCAATTGTTTTATTTTTGTTTAATTTAGGGTTAGGCAGTATATGGGTAATAGTAAATATAGTTTTAGGATTTGTAGTGGTGTTTATGTTTTTCCTTTTCATTAGTTATTTACGGAACATGATTAAATATTTAATGATAAATTTTTTTGCACTTTTATTTACTATTAAAATGTTAATAAGTATTCATTATCTTTTTCTTCATTTTTCTGTATCTTTTTCATTAACTAATTTAGGAGTTTTAATTTTTATATTAACAGTTTTAGTGCTGATTCCAAAGCAGAGTATCATCAACTTTTTGAAAAAAAATTTAAATATTTTAAATGATTTAACATTAATTTTTACTTCACCAAAGTTTAAAATAGAATTTAAATTAGAGCGCCCCGTTAAATGTGAAAGAATGAATAAGTTAAAAGATAAAAGATTATGGATTTCATTAATAACAGTAATTTTATGTCCATTTATTACATTAGTTTTACTTCAACTTTTTTGGAAACTTAGTAAAATTCAAGAAATGCCAAAATGGCTTAAAGGTTTAGGAATAGTAACTAAAGTGCAAGGAATACTTTATATTGCTTCATTTATTCTAATAATTTTTATGTTAACAATTATGATTTATTCATTAATGACTATTTTTGAAGTTTTTACTCAATATAAAAAAATTGATATAATTAATAAAACAACATGAAAAATTTTGGTATATATCTGGGATTGAAATGTTCTATGTAAAAGATGAAAAAGGGGTATTTAATTGAGTGAAAACATATTTCTTTCAAGTTTTATGG is a window from the Candidatus Bathyarchaeota archaeon genome containing:
- a CDS encoding DUF350 domain-containing protein, whose translation is MNLILIGLAFLRLVLGIVFAVVGLYIASWVLGKVTKEIDEWEEIKKGNIAAAIYMAGIFISVAIIVGPGIIGLFRTLNIVGIVIGFIQLVIALILAMVMQYIGISTLGKLTKGINEWVELKNGNIAIGIIMAAIVIAISTIVARGVENLIAAIFG
- a CDS encoding thiamine pyrophosphate-dependent dehydrogenase E1 component subunit alpha encodes the protein MIKEITISPKDYLKLGLTRDKLVWMLKKMMEIRFFEEKVEELYLMKGLITGPAHLYFGEEAVAVGVVSALEEGDLIISNHRGHGHALAKGIPMKEVMAELFGKATGTCKGLGGSMHVAISPERGSLFASAIVGSGVPIAVGVALAFKYEKSDRVIAVFFGDGAVNTGAFHEAVNMAAIWNLPVILVCENNMYAIGMKAEKAVALKSLAERALGYGIPGIIVDGNDPIAVWLATKEAIEKARKGEGPTLLECKTYRLKGHGIYDQAKYRPKEEVEAWLKKDPIINFKKNLIELNVLSESDVKTFEEEIKRELDEAVNFAQKSPILSFEELKNYVYA
- a CDS encoding dipeptide ABC transporter ATP-binding protein, which translates into the protein MPPLQVNNLSNSYSVNILEVNNLRKLFPIKEGILGKTKGYVYAVDGVSFNLKKGETLGLVGESGCGKTTVGRCILRLIEPTEGEIIFNGVNITSLPPSEMRKFRREMQIVFQDPYASLNPRWTIKNIISEPLLIHGLAKRNELYEKVLELLLKVGLSEDHLYRFPHEFSGGQRQRICIAKALALKPKFIVLDEPTSSLDVSVQAQILNLLMDLQQELKLSYLFISHNLSVIKHVSNRIAVMYLGKIVELAEKEDLFTNQIHPYTKALFSAIPIPDPELTRKRNKIILKGDVPSPINPPSGCRFHPRCEYAMDICQKQEPKLIEVKKNHLVACFLAA
- a CDS encoding 2-oxo acid dehydrogenase subunit E2 — protein: MHKIIIPRFDPAMKTGRIIKWLKNEGELVNKGEPMVVVEGEKTVFEVEAPASGVLKKIFYQAGSEVEVLKPIALIGEIDEPIPKELIEEIEKIKVEKKIELIEKPKIEKPPAKTFERVKASPLAKKLAEEYGINLEEIKGTGPGGRITKEDVLNAIKALEVKPTLTEASIPGLTFIPIAKIIPLSRTRKTIAERLIYSLHEAASTTITTSVNFEKLLEYRENLKTSLGEISLTAFIVKAAAKALEEYPIFNSTLDKEEIKIFEEINIALAIHTEEGLITPVIKNSNKKSIVEISNNIKELTDKALQRKLSIEEVTGGTFTITNLGLYDVEVFIPIINPPQTGILGIGKIKKKPIVINDQILIKPIAILTLVFDHRVVDGVPAAKFLQKIKNLLENPTELS
- a CDS encoding ABC transporter permease, yielding MRRNVLNSWIKDLEPQWREFKFTIYLLKQSPLVVAGFIIIFIFVIAAIFAPWIAPYGPEERIWTEQMQPPNLKHLFGTDENGGDIFSRIIWGARIDLSIALIVVCSAALLGSIIGSIAGYMGGKIDEALMRVTDVFLAFPGLILAMAIAAALGRNLTNLTIALIIVWWPSYARLIRGVVLSEREKLYVEAAKAIGAKNMRIIFRHILPNAIYPLLVNATLDLGSVILTAAGLSFIGFGAGAGIAEWGRMIADGRNYLFQAPWMATFPGLAILLSSLALNLIGDGLRDVLDPRLRR
- a CDS encoding alpha-ketoacid dehydrogenase subunit beta, producing MLRELTYAEAIREALRNALIKNPKVFLIGEDIGAYGGAFKITNGFLEEFGSERIRDTPISEAAIVGAAIGAALMGLKPIAEIMYMDFIPICLEQLANQAAKIRFMSGGKLKVPIIVRTQYSLGRAHGAQHSQFIPAWFLQVPGLKVALPSTPYDAKGLFNQALKEENPVLYIECSLLYRVKGPVPEEDYIIPFGKADVKKEGDDVTIVAISRMVHEALAAAKILEEKGLSIEVIDPRTIQPLDIETIVNSVKKTGRVIIAEDDHKTGGVGAEITASIIENAFDYLDAPITRVASPDIPIPFSPQLELEYMPNKDKIIQAVNSLLKG
- a CDS encoding sugar phosphate isomerase/epimerase, translating into MEIGLSNHPLFNLNPMEFFKLAKKLEVNRIEIKLDDLRFKNFLLNKKKLDDFNFKLSFHLPVIDVNLGTPHKDLRRSFEKILFNSIFLAKKVNAEIIVCHAGRLNRVYPETLLSKVKNEAIESLKKLFKTSESLGITFTLENDRKAASLSLAGDLNSFQEMLNKIGCKATLDIGHANTFSNPIEFIKNLNHKIINIHIHDNKGDKDEHLPIGKGKINFKEILNSLREIDWNNSLIIEAHNPNDMIKSLNNLRNLIKIL
- a CDS encoding ABC transporter ATP-binding protein codes for the protein MHEPLLKIRNLKTYFFTYAGVVKALDGINLDVYKGETMGLVGETGCGKSVTSLSILRLIQPPGRIVNGEIWFKGKDLLKLTDEEMRKIRGKEIAMVFQDPATYINPVLTIGDQIAEVIMLHQDLKKDVLEMKINELTKKLEKHPNEKLKIKIEEFKKALKNPPAPSKREMKKAALKKAVEVLKLVKMPYPEKVVVQYPHELSGGMRQRAMIAMALSCKPDLLIADEATTALDVTIQAQILNLLNEIKKEVETSILVITHDLGLVAEICDRVAVMYAGHIIEEAETFSLFKNPMHPYTKGLLNAIPKLHDNPKRLKTIPGFVPNLINPPSGCRFHPRCEYAMDICQKQEPKLIEVELNHKVSCHLYR